A part of Actinoallomurus bryophytorum genomic DNA contains:
- a CDS encoding ATP-binding protein has product MERNGESQGPLTADQRLATALMRSVLHAEQRLQRNLDRAAMARRLNISPASLYAYLNGTTLPRSAVLDRLLDELGVSGPERGRLSTLRDEAELARRLARGSGEPRHVPRPLPRPEQLPPSCRHFVGRAADLARLTELAESASTAHTVGICVIHGTAGVGKTTLATTWAHRSGSRFPDGHLYADLRGFGAGPPADPGEILFGFLHALGTPLWEIPPTTDVRAALLRSLLSERRMLVVLDNARSTEQVRPLIPSGPGCLAVVTSRDRMESLVAREGAVRISLDVMEPGEAEDLLAARLGAGRLAAESERTRELIDLCAGLPLALGMVTARLVDRTEEPVSTLVAELRDTHDRLELLASPDTDLDIQTVFQWSYDVLSPDAARLFRMLGLHPGPDADLTTCAALAGTSAPPRKALRELVHANLLDERPTGRFRSHDLLRAYARACGRREDLEPDRRDALRRLLDHHMRAAVGANAAIQPSDGERLTEDTTVGPTPAVDTYAEAMAWFTVEHAALRALVDLAAVEGFESHAWRLAWTCMVFLRRTGRHTSRVEIQRSAVRAARRAADSRAEATSLRLLGDALARSRQGDEALRLLNEALSIFLDLGDEAGRLHTHLSFVRALDAAGDHLHALDHAERALALAGQNTEPLLRADALAATGRQLTCLEKPAEALSAGEQAAAIYSAENHAEGLASILKVIGDAELVEGRVREAILTYERSLELDRRLGDRYWEAHALSRLATAHEKAGDERTSARLRGQAIALLESQHHPDGPALRDAQSH; this is encoded by the coding sequence GTGGAACGAAACGGGGAGTCCCAAGGCCCCTTAACGGCCGACCAGCGGCTCGCCACGGCACTGATGCGCTCGGTCCTGCACGCCGAGCAGCGATTGCAGCGGAACCTGGACCGCGCGGCGATGGCCCGCCGCCTCAACATCTCCCCGGCGAGCCTCTACGCGTACCTGAACGGTACGACGCTGCCCCGCAGCGCGGTCCTCGATCGGCTGCTGGACGAGCTCGGCGTCTCCGGCCCCGAGCGGGGACGCCTGAGCACCCTGAGAGACGAAGCCGAGCTGGCCCGTCGCCTGGCACGTGGCTCCGGAGAGCCGCGGCACGTCCCCAGGCCGTTGCCCCGGCCAGAGCAGCTGCCACCATCCTGCCGGCACTTCGTCGGCCGAGCGGCCGACCTGGCCCGTCTCACCGAACTCGCCGAGTCGGCGTCGACCGCACACACCGTGGGCATCTGCGTGATTCATGGGACGGCGGGTGTCGGCAAGACCACGCTCGCCACGACGTGGGCGCACCGCTCCGGGTCCCGCTTCCCTGACGGCCACCTGTACGCCGACCTGCGCGGGTTCGGTGCCGGGCCGCCCGCAGACCCCGGCGAGATCTTGTTCGGGTTCCTGCACGCCCTCGGGACGCCGCTGTGGGAGATCCCGCCCACCACCGACGTACGGGCGGCGCTCTTGCGCAGCCTTCTCAGCGAGCGGCGCATGCTCGTGGTGCTGGACAACGCGCGGTCCACCGAGCAGGTACGTCCGTTGATCCCGTCCGGGCCCGGCTGTCTGGCCGTCGTCACCAGCCGCGACCGGATGGAGAGCCTCGTCGCGAGGGAGGGTGCGGTCCGCATCTCGCTCGACGTGATGGAGCCGGGTGAAGCCGAGGACCTGCTGGCCGCGCGCCTCGGTGCTGGACGGCTCGCGGCCGAGTCCGAACGCACGCGAGAGCTGATCGACCTGTGCGCCGGTCTGCCGCTGGCGCTCGGCATGGTGACGGCCCGGCTCGTGGACCGTACGGAGGAGCCGGTCTCGACGCTCGTGGCCGAGCTGCGCGACACCCACGACCGGCTCGAACTCCTCGCCTCGCCCGACACCGACCTGGACATCCAGACGGTCTTCCAGTGGTCCTACGACGTGCTGTCGCCGGACGCCGCGCGCCTGTTCCGGATGCTCGGCCTGCACCCGGGTCCGGATGCCGACCTGACCACGTGCGCCGCACTGGCAGGGACGTCCGCGCCGCCCAGAAAGGCGCTGCGCGAACTGGTCCACGCGAACCTGCTCGACGAGCGGCCGACCGGCCGGTTCCGTAGCCACGACCTGCTCCGCGCATACGCAAGGGCCTGCGGCCGGCGCGAGGACCTGGAGCCGGACCGGCGCGATGCGCTGCGGCGGCTACTCGACCACCACATGCGGGCTGCCGTAGGGGCCAACGCCGCCATCCAGCCCAGCGACGGGGAACGGCTCACCGAGGACACCACAGTCGGCCCGACGCCTGCGGTGGATACGTACGCGGAGGCCATGGCCTGGTTCACCGTCGAGCACGCCGCGCTGCGTGCCCTGGTCGACCTCGCCGCGGTGGAGGGCTTCGAGTCGCACGCCTGGCGGCTGGCTTGGACGTGCATGGTGTTCCTCCGGCGTACCGGCCGACACACGAGCCGCGTCGAAATCCAGCGGAGCGCAGTGCGCGCGGCCCGTCGGGCCGCCGACAGCAGGGCCGAGGCGACGTCATTGCGGCTCCTGGGCGACGCGCTGGCGCGGTCCCGCCAGGGCGATGAGGCGCTGCGCCTGCTGAACGAAGCACTGTCGATCTTCCTCGACCTCGGCGACGAGGCCGGACGCCTGCACACGCACCTGTCGTTCGTACGGGCGCTCGACGCCGCGGGCGACCATCTTCACGCGCTCGACCACGCCGAGCGAGCGCTCGCGCTAGCCGGACAGAATACGGAGCCGCTCCTGCGGGCGGACGCTCTGGCGGCCACGGGCCGGCAGCTGACGTGTCTGGAGAAGCCGGCGGAGGCACTGTCGGCAGGCGAGCAGGCGGCGGCGATCTACTCCGCCGAGAACCACGCCGAGGGCCTGGCCTCGATTTTGAAGGTCATCGGAGACGCCGAGCTGGTCGAAGGCCGTGTACGGGAGGCGATCCTCACGTACGAGCGGTCCCTCGAGCTCGATCGCAGGCTCGGCGACCGTTACTGGGAGGCGCACGCACTCAGCCGGCTCGCCACCGCGCACGAGAAGGCCGGCGACGAGCGGACCTCCGCCCGCCTGCGCGGCCAAGCCATCGCCCTGCTGGAGTCCCAGCACCACCCGGATGGGCCGGCACTGCGCGACGCGCAGTCGCACTGA
- a CDS encoding CocE/NonD family hydrolase, translating into MKFRKKASAIAAAGALAIVTSLVAGGSPAVAQAAPASDPPVTHDENPRVPEGAAWTEAYFPSSDGSGVVLHADVLRPANLPAGAKTPVILSVGPYFAHAGQTGPEGWDRVGPSARFQDFVDGAHLMARGYTFVMVDLRGFGGSTGCLDWVGPGEQADVRAAIKWSAAQRWSTGKVGMYGKSYDAVTGLVGNDLKLPSLKAVVAQEPVWNMYNYLFSNEVPRPNVTGTPEAYNSIATMPPMPDDSDRYKAAAEYETGHPQCLSDNITNNNNPDLDSAYWKARNLAAHARGTSTPLFVTQGMIEPNTKPEDAEEYLDDHHGRERGWLGQWEHVRGNDVDANGRLAQGRAGWFDEVMRFYDEYLRGTRPSVHDQAYAIEDSLGHWRAQPTWPVTTTSYDARLSSGQYVDDGGGAAPSASAANSGRWDMERAPRLEPLSGPEKTAAKRSAATTSSFWTWSTPASRTVRLTATPQITLNASTTGNVMARLWDVAPDGTATMFDENVALLDHSGRISFDLKSTDWTIAQGHQLGIQIGTITSNGWLDVPSGHTITVSGARLALDVLDPRFDVPTQGDRSPYLDQYLAAYTTTLSNVGNGTFPLRVSRSR; encoded by the coding sequence ATGAAGTTTCGCAAGAAGGCATCGGCCATCGCGGCGGCCGGTGCGTTGGCCATCGTCACCTCCCTCGTCGCGGGCGGTTCGCCTGCGGTGGCACAGGCCGCACCGGCGTCCGACCCCCCGGTCACCCATGACGAGAACCCGCGGGTTCCCGAAGGCGCGGCGTGGACGGAGGCGTACTTCCCGTCCTCCGACGGCAGCGGTGTCGTGCTGCACGCCGACGTGCTGCGCCCGGCGAACCTGCCGGCCGGCGCGAAGACGCCGGTGATCCTCTCGGTCGGCCCGTACTTCGCGCACGCGGGCCAGACCGGTCCCGAGGGCTGGGACCGGGTCGGACCGTCGGCGCGCTTCCAGGACTTCGTCGACGGCGCCCACCTGATGGCGCGCGGCTACACCTTCGTGATGGTCGACCTGCGCGGCTTCGGCGGGAGCACCGGGTGTCTGGACTGGGTCGGCCCGGGGGAGCAGGCCGACGTCCGCGCCGCCATCAAGTGGTCGGCCGCCCAACGCTGGTCGACCGGCAAGGTCGGCATGTACGGCAAGTCGTACGACGCAGTCACGGGGCTCGTGGGCAATGACCTCAAGCTGCCGAGCCTGAAGGCGGTCGTCGCGCAGGAGCCCGTCTGGAACATGTACAACTACCTGTTCAGCAACGAGGTACCGCGCCCGAACGTCACCGGCACGCCGGAGGCGTACAACTCGATCGCGACGATGCCGCCGATGCCGGATGACAGCGACCGGTACAAGGCCGCCGCGGAGTACGAGACGGGCCATCCGCAGTGCCTGAGCGACAACATCACCAACAACAACAATCCGGACCTGGACTCGGCGTACTGGAAGGCCCGCAACCTGGCCGCCCACGCGCGCGGCACCAGCACGCCGTTGTTCGTGACCCAGGGCATGATCGAGCCCAACACCAAGCCCGAGGACGCGGAGGAGTACTTGGACGACCACCACGGCCGGGAACGCGGCTGGCTCGGCCAGTGGGAGCACGTACGAGGCAACGACGTGGACGCGAACGGCCGGCTGGCCCAGGGCCGCGCCGGCTGGTTCGACGAGGTGATGCGCTTCTACGACGAGTACCTGCGCGGCACGAGGCCGTCTGTGCACGACCAGGCGTACGCCATCGAGGACAGCCTCGGCCACTGGCGCGCCCAGCCGACCTGGCCGGTGACCACGACGTCGTACGATGCGCGCCTCTCCTCGGGCCAGTACGTCGACGACGGCGGTGGCGCCGCCCCGTCGGCGAGCGCGGCGAACAGCGGGCGCTGGGACATGGAGCGAGCGCCACGGCTGGAGCCGCTGTCCGGCCCCGAGAAGACCGCCGCCAAGCGGAGTGCCGCCACCACGTCCAGCTTCTGGACCTGGTCCACACCCGCGTCCCGTACGGTGCGGCTGACGGCCACCCCGCAGATCACGCTCAACGCGAGCACGACCGGCAACGTGATGGCACGCCTGTGGGACGTCGCCCCGGACGGCACCGCGACGATGTTCGACGAGAACGTCGCCCTGCTGGATCACAGCGGCCGGATCTCCTTCGACCTGAAGTCGACCGACTGGACCATCGCGCAAGGACACCAATTGGGGATCCAGATAGGGACCATCACCTCCAACGGCTGGCTGGACGTCCCCTCGGGCCACACGATCACGGTCTCCGGCGCACGGCTCGCCCTGGACGTACTGGACCCGCGCTTCGACGTACCGACCCAGGGCGACCGCTCGCCGTACCTGGATCAGTACCTCGCGGCGTACACCACCACGCTCAGCAACGTCGGCAATGGCACCTTCCCGCTGAGGGTCTCCCGCAGCCGCTGA
- a CDS encoding PD-(D/E)XK nuclease family protein — MSDLDGIRGLIDGFEDDPMLAMSQGSKELFHSDLLAWYLTRFPILREAVLDAWGVEPDPAADGTGGVRREWRHLDLVVDSPGRQPLVVENKMFSLPNERQLDAYTKTVTALQPAEPSLVLLSLTDPGWRDGRYVGPHTSTPWIYRSYQELMQILYQNRRAVDGADDGFAGVVLDRWLAMLGRLRSLVEMVGRPGLDEPLDLDGESRQQLQRLRLDAPVQKMRFQVVATQVHRRLAGKLPDIDIDVGAGLSNRAGFVGGFADRVGPRLGWQIQQRQFRLAFVVPVGDPGHGRTEHAWQARYEHARRYADYFDFDAVRELVPTAGLERPEGQPLGFQRFNPDFAYRYVPVPGITVGQAIELGVRYMQRAHGFQLQQAG, encoded by the coding sequence ATGTCCGACCTTGACGGTATTCGCGGTCTGATCGACGGCTTTGAAGATGATCCGATGCTGGCCATGTCCCAGGGCAGCAAGGAGCTTTTCCATTCCGACCTACTGGCCTGGTATCTCACCCGCTTCCCGATACTTCGCGAGGCGGTTCTTGATGCCTGGGGGGTGGAACCCGACCCCGCGGCCGACGGCACTGGAGGGGTGCGGCGAGAGTGGCGTCATCTCGATCTTGTCGTGGACAGTCCTGGACGGCAGCCACTCGTGGTGGAGAACAAAATGTTCTCCCTTCCGAATGAACGCCAGCTCGACGCCTATACCAAGACGGTGACCGCGCTTCAGCCCGCAGAACCGTCCCTGGTCCTGTTGAGCCTCACCGATCCAGGATGGCGCGACGGCCGATACGTGGGCCCACATACATCCACCCCGTGGATTTACCGTAGCTATCAGGAACTGATGCAGATCCTGTACCAGAACCGACGTGCGGTGGATGGGGCGGATGACGGATTCGCAGGGGTAGTGCTAGATCGCTGGCTAGCCATGCTGGGGCGGCTGCGCTCTCTAGTCGAGATGGTGGGACGTCCTGGTCTCGACGAACCGTTGGATCTTGATGGGGAATCACGCCAGCAGTTGCAGCGGCTGCGACTGGACGCGCCCGTGCAGAAGATGCGATTCCAGGTCGTTGCAACACAGGTCCACCGGCGGCTCGCCGGAAAGCTCCCGGACATCGACATTGACGTCGGCGCCGGGCTTTCGAACAGAGCAGGGTTCGTCGGAGGATTCGCCGACCGCGTGGGACCTCGCCTGGGCTGGCAAATACAGCAGAGGCAATTCCGGCTCGCGTTCGTCGTCCCGGTCGGTGATCCCGGCCACGGGCGTACGGAACACGCGTGGCAAGCTCGTTATGAGCATGCCCGGCGCTACGCGGACTACTTCGACTTCGACGCGGTTCGCGAGCTCGTTCCCACCGCCGGTCTGGAGCGGCCTGAGGGGCAGCCGCTGGGATTTCAGCGGTTCAACCCGGACTTCGCCTACCGGTATGTGCCCGTCCCCGGGATCACTGTCGGCCAAGCCATCGAACTCGGCGTCCGATACATGCAGCGCGCCCATGGATTCCAACTCCAGCAAGCCGGATGA
- a CDS encoding DUF4242 domain-containing protein, whose protein sequence is MPRYLVQRTFKDGLVIPVSEEGAAACRVVVDNNAGQDVTWVHSYVSRDKSVSYCVYDGPSPEAIRKAAEANGLPVDHITEVTVLDPYFYH, encoded by the coding sequence ATGCCCCGATACCTGGTTCAGCGGACGTTCAAGGATGGGCTTGTCATCCCGGTCAGCGAGGAGGGCGCCGCGGCCTGCCGGGTCGTCGTCGACAACAACGCGGGCCAGGACGTCACGTGGGTGCATTCGTACGTCAGCCGGGACAAGAGCGTCTCGTACTGCGTGTACGACGGGCCGTCCCCGGAGGCGATCCGCAAGGCCGCTGAGGCCAATGGGCTCCCGGTCGATCACATCACGGAGGTCACCGTCCTGGATCCGTACTTCTACCACTGA
- a CDS encoding EF-hand domain-containing protein, with protein sequence MNDESPQARSGAHERLLLRFRILDTDGNGYLDEADFERLAGKVLDAMGEPRESSKGQAVIDGHRRFWAGLRATLDADGDGRVGREEYLARFGDPGEAERTVADYATSVAALVDRDDDGYVERDDFIACMTASGFPASNSVTVFEELDASGDGRIPVDHWAAAIVDWYRSERTDIPGQVLVARTSDT encoded by the coding sequence ATGAACGACGAGTCCCCTCAGGCACGTTCCGGCGCACACGAGCGACTGTTACTGCGGTTCCGAATACTCGACACCGACGGGAACGGCTATCTGGACGAGGCCGATTTCGAGCGGCTCGCCGGCAAGGTGCTCGACGCGATGGGCGAGCCGCGCGAGTCGTCGAAGGGCCAGGCGGTCATCGACGGGCACCGCCGCTTCTGGGCGGGCCTGCGCGCGACCCTCGACGCGGACGGCGACGGCCGGGTAGGGCGCGAAGAGTACCTCGCCAGGTTCGGCGACCCCGGGGAGGCCGAACGGACCGTCGCCGACTACGCGACCTCGGTGGCCGCGCTGGTCGACCGCGACGACGACGGGTACGTCGAACGCGATGACTTCATCGCCTGCATGACGGCGAGCGGATTCCCGGCGTCCAACAGCGTGACCGTGTTCGAGGAGCTGGACGCGTCGGGCGATGGCCGGATCCCGGTCGACCATTGGGCCGCGGCGATCGTGGACTGGTACAGGTCGGAGCGCACCGACATCCCCGGCCAAGTCCTGGTGGCACGGACCTCGGATACCTGA
- a CDS encoding GH92 family glycosyl hydrolase, whose amino-acid sequence MRRSAARLAAAVALATATVLGSGLPALAQGPSPVPSPGTQLKNAHANTATCVKGPDGRLTDCPKPLAAKALPKAAKETATLSNVSDPASLVDTRTWTTGGGNTFPGADVPYGMVQWSPDTMPHRNAGGGYNYGDEELTGYSLTHVSGPGCGAAGDIPILPITGDLPSGDPNEATTAFTNAGEVAQAGYYSAQSNLPDTITTQLTETPHSAMGRFTFPSTTQAGFLIKLMDSQNGDSASSAQIVGNNEIKGSDTSGGFCGDSAKYTVYYDITFDRPFTASKVITGSGSSPQAASVTFDTTKGATVQAKVGISYVSADNAALNWRTENPGWNFDSVKKAAQKSWNTLLGRMNVSGSSAATTQLFYSALYHNFIQPNITSDVNGQFMGSDVKVHSVSGKQKQQYGMYSGWDTYHSVAQLQAMLTPKEASDQAQSQVNYYAENGIIQQWGYLHLDNWVMAGDPGSALIADYYAFGAKDFDTKTALANMVKQATTVNDVRPGTALEDQYGYLPEDGTYGCCNPHAQVSSLLEYDSADFALSRFAASLGDSANATKFQDRANNWANVFNTSTGLLTPRLKNGAFLPGITPSTSSHYIEGTAEQYLWDVPNDYAGLFSLLGGNAKVKPALRKFLSRPDGNGEYALLSNEFGHGEEYAPDYAGDPAGAQQAANTLRYGLYLPGPSGLQDNDDLGANSAAFVWSMLGMYPENPGSDTLVFGSPGFPRATISLPSGKTIKITAPDASPSEYYVKSQKINGKANSKLYVPFSTLAKGATIDWKMSTAETSWGTGASDAPPSYGPTFAATGALSPSSVNLRPGGSAKTTLTVKSVSSGDQAVQWTASAPSGVTVSPSSGTLNVPSGGSASVDLTVTAGDTDGNYPINFTLTSPSGKILPVSLGVIVAKPGDLTPFYDNAGISDDSAPSGANYDGGGWSYSEQALTAAGLAPGASVTSGGIAYTWPDVPAGQPDNISVGGQNIPVDSPAGATKLGFLGSAHNAGTDGSSGTATITYTDGSSSTATLGFSDWTLSAGSGSPLFGNVITGTTPYRNYTTGKDGVKTYVFSQTIPITAGKTVASVTLPPSLSTGAIGVFAIAAG is encoded by the coding sequence ATGAGACGATCGGCGGCGCGCCTGGCCGCCGCCGTGGCACTGGCCACGGCGACGGTCCTGGGCAGCGGCTTGCCCGCCTTGGCACAGGGGCCGAGCCCCGTGCCCAGTCCCGGAACCCAGCTCAAGAACGCCCACGCGAACACGGCCACCTGCGTCAAGGGACCCGACGGGCGTCTGACCGACTGCCCGAAACCCCTCGCGGCCAAGGCGCTGCCGAAGGCCGCCAAGGAGACCGCGACGCTCTCGAACGTGAGCGACCCGGCCTCGCTGGTCGACACGCGTACCTGGACGACCGGCGGTGGCAACACCTTCCCCGGCGCGGACGTGCCGTACGGCATGGTGCAGTGGAGCCCGGACACCATGCCGCACCGGAACGCGGGCGGCGGCTACAACTACGGTGACGAAGAGCTCACCGGCTACAGCCTCACGCACGTGAGCGGCCCCGGCTGCGGCGCGGCCGGGGACATCCCGATCCTGCCGATCACCGGTGACCTGCCGAGCGGTGACCCGAACGAGGCCACCACCGCGTTCACCAACGCCGGCGAGGTCGCCCAGGCGGGCTACTACTCGGCGCAGAGCAACCTGCCCGACACCATCACCACGCAGCTCACCGAGACTCCGCACAGCGCGATGGGCCGGTTCACCTTCCCGTCGACCACTCAGGCGGGCTTCCTCATCAAGCTGATGGACAGCCAGAACGGCGACTCGGCCTCCAGCGCCCAGATCGTCGGCAACAACGAGATCAAGGGCTCGGACACCAGCGGCGGCTTCTGCGGCGACTCCGCCAAGTACACCGTCTACTACGACATCACCTTCGATCGTCCCTTCACCGCGTCCAAGGTGATCACCGGCTCGGGGTCGAGTCCCCAGGCGGCCTCGGTCACTTTCGACACGACCAAGGGTGCGACGGTCCAGGCGAAGGTCGGCATCTCGTACGTGAGCGCGGACAACGCCGCGCTGAACTGGCGTACGGAGAACCCCGGCTGGAACTTCGACTCGGTCAAGAAGGCCGCGCAGAAGTCGTGGAACACCCTGCTCGGCCGGATGAACGTGTCCGGCTCCTCGGCGGCGACGACGCAGCTGTTCTACAGCGCGCTCTACCACAACTTCATCCAGCCGAACATCACCTCCGACGTGAACGGCCAGTTCATGGGCTCGGACGTCAAGGTCCACTCGGTGTCGGGGAAGCAGAAGCAGCAGTACGGCATGTACTCGGGCTGGGACACCTACCACTCGGTCGCCCAGCTCCAGGCCATGCTGACGCCGAAGGAGGCCAGCGACCAGGCGCAGTCGCAGGTCAACTACTACGCCGAGAACGGCATCATCCAGCAGTGGGGCTACCTGCACCTGGACAACTGGGTGATGGCCGGAGACCCGGGCAGCGCTCTGATCGCCGACTACTACGCCTTCGGCGCCAAGGACTTCGACACGAAGACCGCGCTGGCGAACATGGTGAAACAGGCCACCACGGTCAACGACGTACGGCCGGGGACGGCGCTGGAGGACCAGTACGGTTACCTGCCCGAGGACGGGACGTACGGCTGCTGCAACCCGCACGCCCAGGTGTCCTCGTTGCTGGAGTACGACAGCGCGGACTTCGCCCTGTCCCGCTTCGCCGCGTCCCTCGGCGACTCCGCGAACGCGACCAAGTTCCAGGACCGCGCGAACAACTGGGCGAACGTCTTCAACACCTCGACCGGCCTGCTCACGCCACGACTGAAGAACGGCGCGTTCCTGCCCGGTATCACCCCCTCCACGAGCAGCCACTACATCGAGGGCACCGCGGAGCAGTACCTGTGGGACGTGCCCAACGACTACGCGGGCCTGTTCTCGCTCCTCGGCGGCAACGCCAAGGTCAAGCCGGCGCTGCGCAAGTTCCTGTCCAGGCCGGACGGGAACGGGGAGTACGCCCTGCTCTCCAACGAGTTCGGCCACGGTGAGGAGTACGCCCCGGACTACGCCGGCGACCCGGCCGGCGCTCAGCAGGCCGCCAACACCCTGCGGTACGGGCTGTACCTGCCCGGTCCGTCCGGCCTGCAGGACAACGACGACCTCGGCGCGAACAGCGCCGCGTTCGTCTGGTCGATGCTCGGCATGTACCCGGAGAACCCGGGCAGCGACACGCTGGTCTTCGGCAGCCCGGGCTTCCCGCGCGCGACGATTTCACTGCCGAGCGGGAAGACCATCAAGATCACCGCTCCGGACGCGTCGCCGTCTGAGTACTACGTGAAGTCCCAGAAGATCAACGGAAAGGCCAACAGCAAGCTGTACGTTCCGTTCTCGACGCTGGCCAAGGGCGCCACGATCGACTGGAAGATGAGCACGGCGGAGACGTCGTGGGGCACGGGCGCGTCGGACGCGCCTCCGTCGTACGGCCCGACCTTCGCCGCCACCGGAGCGCTGAGCCCGTCGTCGGTGAACCTGCGGCCCGGCGGTTCGGCGAAGACGACGCTGACGGTGAAGTCGGTCTCCTCGGGCGACCAGGCGGTGCAGTGGACGGCCTCGGCGCCTTCCGGTGTCACCGTCAGCCCGTCGAGCGGCACCCTGAACGTACCGTCGGGCGGCAGCGCCTCCGTTGACCTCACGGTGACCGCGGGCGACACGGACGGGAACTATCCGATCAACTTCACCCTCACCAGCCCGTCGGGGAAGATCCTCCCGGTGTCGCTGGGCGTTATCGTCGCCAAGCCGGGCGACCTGACCCCGTTCTATGACAACGCCGGCATCAGCGATGACAGTGCACCTTCTGGTGCCAACTACGACGGCGGCGGCTGGAGCTATTCCGAACAGGCCCTAACGGCTGCCGGTCTGGCTCCGGGAGCGTCCGTCACGTCGGGCGGGATCGCGTACACCTGGCCGGACGTACCGGCGGGTCAACCGGACAACATCTCGGTCGGCGGCCAGAACATCCCCGTCGACTCGCCCGCCGGTGCGACCAAGCTGGGTTTCCTCGGCAGCGCGCACAACGCCGGAACGGACGGCTCGTCCGGCACGGCCACGATCACCTACACGGACGGGTCTTCGTCGACGGCGACGCTAGGGTTCAGCGACTGGACCCTGTCGGCGGGCAGCGGCAGCCCTCTGTTCGGGAACGTGATCACGGGTACCACTCCGTACCGCAACTACACGACCGGAAAGGACGGGGTGAAGACGTACGTCTTCTCCCAGACCATCCCCATCACCGCTGGTAAGACGGTCGCCTCGGTGACCCTGCCGCCCTCACTGAGCACGGGCGCGATCGGCGTCTTCGCCATCGCGGCCGGCTGA
- a CDS encoding thaumatin family protein, whose product MHLKSSRRTLVLAACACGLGLVAALLLAGPFTGERAASNSRPAAGAPIVPSASASASASASAPSPSPTLTPSLRSARPRTAPKPNRRAGQRLLTMVNRTARTIWPAVAADPKHPIKATGWRLPPGGKVSVVLPDHWDARVWARTGCSGHTHCVTGDCGGRFQCGSHWGALPATLAEFNLNAWRGMDFYDVSLVDGSNLPMYINHTGGRTPDKISSTGCVAAGCTQDTNATCPARLRVTHGGAVVACRSACVALNTDQTCCRGEWAPRPKCVPAQWPIDSAAVFKRAEPFAYSYVNDDATSVFTCSGLCDYRITFGRSPH is encoded by the coding sequence GTGCATCTCAAGAGCTCTCGACGTACCCTCGTTCTCGCCGCCTGTGCCTGCGGGCTCGGTCTCGTCGCCGCCCTGCTGCTGGCCGGGCCGTTCACAGGGGAGCGGGCCGCGTCGAACTCCAGACCCGCGGCGGGCGCGCCGATCGTCCCCTCGGCCTCGGCCTCGGCTTCGGCTTCGGCCTCGGCGCCGAGTCCGTCGCCGACGCTGACTCCGTCGCTCCGGTCGGCCCGGCCGCGTACGGCTCCGAAGCCGAACCGCCGAGCGGGACAGCGGCTGCTGACGATGGTCAACCGTACGGCCCGTACCATCTGGCCCGCCGTGGCGGCCGACCCGAAGCATCCCATCAAGGCGACCGGCTGGCGGCTGCCGCCGGGCGGCAAGGTCAGCGTCGTCCTGCCGGACCACTGGGACGCCCGGGTCTGGGCGCGTACCGGCTGCTCGGGTCATACGCACTGCGTGACCGGAGACTGCGGCGGGCGCTTCCAGTGCGGCAGTCACTGGGGCGCGCTGCCGGCCACGCTGGCCGAGTTCAACCTGAACGCCTGGCGCGGCATGGACTTCTACGACGTCAGCCTGGTGGACGGCTCGAACCTGCCGATGTACATCAACCACACGGGCGGCCGTACGCCAGACAAGATCAGCTCGACCGGCTGCGTCGCGGCGGGATGCACGCAGGATACGAACGCGACCTGCCCGGCGAGGTTGCGGGTGACCCACGGGGGCGCCGTGGTCGCCTGCCGGAGCGCGTGCGTCGCCCTGAACACCGACCAGACCTGCTGCCGGGGGGAGTGGGCGCCCCGGCCCAAGTGCGTGCCCGCGCAGTGGCCGATCGACTCGGCCGCCGTGTTCAAGCGTGCCGAGCCGTTCGCCTACTCCTACGTCAACGACGACGCCACCAGCGTGTTCACGTGTTCGGGGCTCTGCGACTACCGCATCACCTTCGGCCGCAGCCCCCATTAG